TCGTCGGCCAGGTCCGCCGCCGCCCGGACGAGGCGTTCGACGGTGACGCCCGCGCGTGCCATGGACACCTTCCGATCTTCCTAAGGGGCTAATGCATTTGCCTAAGCATATTAGGAACACTAGCCTCGCCGGACATGAGACCCGTCACCGAACGTGACATCCGCGCGTCCTTCGTCAACTGCTCCAAGGGGGAGGCCCGCCGGCTGAACCTGCCCAAGGACTTCCCCGGCCTGCCCTGGGACGACCTGGACTTCCTGGGCTGGCGTGATCCGCGCGCCCCCGAGCGCGCCTACCTGGTCGCCGACCGCGGCGGCCGCCTGACGGGGGTCGCGCTGCGGGCCGCGGGCGGCGCGTCCCGCGGCTTCACCGCGCGCAGCATGTGCTCGCTGTGCCTGACCACCCGCACCAGCGGCGCGGTGACGCTGATGACGGCGCGCCGGACCGGTGAGGCGGGCCGCCGGGGCGACTCGGTCGGGCGGTACATGTGCGGCGACCTGGACTGCTCGCTGTACGTGCGCGGCGTCAGGCAGACGGTCGGGGGCGGCGGCCCGGAGGAGTCGCTCACCCGGGAGGAGAAGATCGCGCGCATCGCGGGCAACGTCGAGGAGTTCCTGGCCGGCGTCACCCGGTGACCTCCGGCGGCGCCCCGCGGGCCCCGGTCACGCGGGCCCCGGTCGCGCGGTCTCCGGGTCGTGCGGTCTCCGGGTCGCGCGGTTCCCGGTTCGCGCGCCGCCGCGTCCTCGCTGTTGATAATTTCAACGTTGAGATGATCAGGGAGGGGCGGCGATGGCGGACGCGGTGGACGCGATCCTGGCGCAGTGGGCGCGCGAGCGCCCCGACGTGGACGCCTCCCCGATGGGCATCGTGGGCCGGATCTCGCGGGCGAACCAGCTGCTGCGCAAGGAGCTGAAGGTCTTCTTCGCCGAGCGGGGGCTGGAGACCTCCGAGTTCGACGTCCTGGCGACGCTGCGGCGGCACGGCGCCCCCTACGAGCTGACCGCGGGGGCGCTGCTGAAGGCGGCGATGGTCACCTCCGGGGCGATCACCAACCGGATCGACCGGCTGGAGGCCAAGGGCCTGGTCGAGCGGGTCCGCGACACCGGCGACCGGCGCTCGGTCCGGATCCGGCTGACCCCGCGGGGCCTGGCGCTGGTGGACGAGCTGGTGGCCCAGCACGTCGCCAACGAGGAGCGGCTGCTGGCCGCGCTGGACCCGGCCGCCCGCGAGCGGCTCGCCGACGGGCTGCGGGCGCTCCTGGAATCGCTGGGCGACACGTCCCTGGAATGACCCCGGCCACCTGAACGA
The sequence above is drawn from the Actinomadura hallensis genome and encodes:
- a CDS encoding MarR family winged helix-turn-helix transcriptional regulator, which translates into the protein MADAVDAILAQWARERPDVDASPMGIVGRISRANQLLRKELKVFFAERGLETSEFDVLATLRRHGAPYELTAGALLKAAMVTSGAITNRIDRLEAKGLVERVRDTGDRRSVRIRLTPRGLALVDELVAQHVANEERLLAALDPAARERLADGLRALLESLGDTSLE
- a CDS encoding FBP domain-containing protein → MRPVTERDIRASFVNCSKGEARRLNLPKDFPGLPWDDLDFLGWRDPRAPERAYLVADRGGRLTGVALRAAGGASRGFTARSMCSLCLTTRTSGAVTLMTARRTGEAGRRGDSVGRYMCGDLDCSLYVRGVRQTVGGGGPEESLTREEKIARIAGNVEEFLAGVTR